The following proteins are encoded in a genomic region of Bacteroidia bacterium:
- a CDS encoding gliding motility-associated C-terminal domain-containing protein, with protein MKKLGSFLTLGLLLAWYSAFATHNRAGEITYRCLDSTNFLTYEITVTTYTSSNQVDRCSLTIHFGDGDSCVATRSNGNPSNGNEGCPQSTSPGYCPHCGDYLADNVKKNVYKCVHTYSGPGHFTISMYDENRNQGVINITNSVNVPFYIETELFINPILGPNNSVQLLNPPIDKACINIPFHHNAGAYDPDGDSLSYRIVPCSGSEGQDIPNNPGALNNVFMDLFTGDFIWDVPTIIGEFNFAFIIEEWRRYKGDNKVYLVGEVKRDMQVEVSPCLNTPPVIQAPDEICVVAGTQIQFDVLATDADMDDLTLTGTGGPLLMENPASFPQPQYGIGAAQGQFTWNTKCNHVQINPHYMYFRVEDDGGPNNAAAIKLAAYHTTAIRVVGPEPTITQVEPIGSNMKITWNPSECPEVVSYKIYRHVGETGWEHDTCETGVPGYTGYVLIGTTQGINNTTFIDNNNGLGLVSGVLYCYRVVAIFPDNAESYSSDEWCNSLKKDIPIITHVSIFNTDLSQGADSIQWSKPTELDTIAFPGPYRYNLYRTEGGNAANYELIWSNSYPNYYLMNDSVYVETSGLNTLEKSYRYKIELVNQSPASTDTIGNTQASSVYLNLSPDDNQLTLTWTNNVPWSNYKTWIYRKAPSETNFSFLDTTLATSYVDTGLQNGATYCYYVITLGTYNSPAITDSLFNASQQICGIPVDTTPPCQPMLSVIPSCDDFENDLTWTAQDKECDEDALYYKVYYSPTLAGTWQLIYSTSDLNDTTYLHDNLLQSIAGCYAIAGVDSFNNESHLLDSVCVDNCPEYNLPNTFSPDGDGTNDFFTPFPGWRFVQKVDIRIYNRWGNLVFQTTDPNISWNGKIKNSGGTCVDGVYFYVCKADEIRLAGIVTRELKGFIHLFRNAKSGSVD; from the coding sequence ATGAAAAAACTAGGATCATTCCTAACGTTGGGATTGCTTTTGGCATGGTATTCTGCGTTTGCCACCCACAATCGTGCCGGTGAAATAACCTATCGCTGCCTGGACAGCACAAATTTCTTAACTTACGAAATAACGGTTACCACCTATACCAGTAGCAACCAGGTAGATCGTTGTTCCTTGACCATCCATTTTGGAGATGGTGATAGTTGTGTAGCTACTCGTTCCAACGGTAACCCTTCGAATGGGAATGAGGGTTGCCCTCAGTCAACTTCGCCCGGCTATTGTCCGCATTGTGGCGATTATTTGGCAGATAATGTCAAAAAAAACGTCTACAAATGTGTTCATACCTATTCAGGACCCGGACATTTTACTATTTCCATGTACGATGAAAATAGGAATCAAGGGGTAATTAACATTACCAATTCGGTCAATGTGCCTTTCTATATTGAAACTGAGCTATTTATTAATCCCATTTTAGGACCGAACAACTCCGTTCAACTCCTAAATCCGCCAATAGACAAAGCTTGCATTAACATACCATTTCACCACAATGCCGGAGCTTACGATCCGGATGGAGATAGCCTTTCGTACCGAATTGTACCTTGTAGTGGTTCGGAAGGACAGGATATTCCAAATAATCCGGGTGCTCTCAATAATGTTTTCATGGATTTGTTTACCGGTGATTTTATTTGGGATGTCCCTACGATTATTGGGGAATTTAACTTTGCTTTTATTATTGAAGAATGGAGAAGGTATAAAGGTGACAATAAGGTATATTTGGTAGGAGAAGTAAAAAGAGATATGCAAGTGGAAGTTTCTCCTTGTCTTAATACCCCACCTGTTATTCAGGCACCGGATGAAATATGCGTAGTGGCCGGAACACAAATCCAATTTGATGTGTTAGCCACAGACGCCGACATGGACGATCTTACCTTAACCGGAACCGGTGGTCCTTTGCTAATGGAAAATCCGGCTAGCTTTCCTCAACCTCAATATGGAATTGGAGCTGCCCAGGGTCAATTTACCTGGAATACCAAATGCAATCATGTTCAAATTAATCCGCATTATATGTATTTTAGGGTAGAAGATGATGGAGGACCGAACAATGCAGCAGCCATTAAGCTTGCAGCCTACCACACTACCGCAATCCGGGTGGTTGGACCGGAACCTACAATTACCCAGGTTGAACCTATTGGATCAAACATGAAAATCACCTGGAACCCAAGCGAATGTCCGGAAGTGGTTAGCTATAAAATTTACCGACATGTAGGAGAAACCGGTTGGGAACATGATACCTGCGAAACCGGAGTACCGGGCTACACCGGATATGTGTTAATTGGAACAACCCAAGGAATTAACAACACCACCTTCATTGACAATAACAATGGTTTGGGTTTGGTAAGTGGAGTATTATATTGCTATCGGGTGGTAGCAATTTTTCCTGACAATGCAGAAAGCTACTCTTCTGATGAATGGTGTAATTCATTAAAAAAGGATATTCCGATAATTACCCATGTTTCTATTTTTAACACAGACTTAAGCCAGGGCGCCGATTCTATTCAATGGTCGAAACCCACGGAACTTGATACCATTGCCTTTCCTGGTCCTTATCGGTATAACCTTTATCGAACAGAAGGAGGTAATGCTGCCAATTATGAGCTTATTTGGTCTAATTCTTACCCGAATTATTACCTCATGAACGATAGTGTTTATGTCGAAACAAGTGGATTAAACACCCTTGAAAAATCATACCGATATAAAATTGAATTGGTAAACCAAAGCCCTGCCTCAACCGATACCATAGGAAACACCCAAGCATCTTCCGTCTATTTGAATTTATCGCCCGACGATAACCAACTCACCTTAACCTGGACAAATAATGTTCCTTGGTCCAATTACAAAACTTGGATTTACCGAAAAGCCCCTTCCGAAACGAATTTTAGCTTTCTGGATACCACCTTGGCTACATCGTATGTAGATACCGGTTTGCAAAACGGAGCAACCTATTGCTACTATGTAATTACACTCGGAACATACAATTCTCCGGCCATTACAGACAGCTTATTTAATGCTTCCCAACAAATTTGTGGAATCCCCGTTGACACTACCCCGCCTTGTCAGCCCATGCTTAGCGTTATTCCAAGTTGCGATGATTTTGAAAACGACTTAACCTGGACTGCTCAGGATAAGGAATGCGACGAAGATGCCCTTTACTACAAAGTTTATTACTCGCCAACCTTGGCAGGAACCTGGCAATTAATTTATTCCACATCAGACCTAAATGATACTACCTATCTACACGACAATCTTCTACAATCTATTGCCGGCTGCTATGCTATTGCCGGGGTAGATTCATTTAATAACGAAAGTCATTTACTCGATTCGGTTTGTGTGGATAATTGCCCCGAATATAACCTACCCAATACCTTTTCACCCGATGGAGATGGAACCAATGATTTCTTCACCCCATTTCCAGGTTGGAGATTCGTACAAAAGGTCGACATCCGGATATACAACCGCTGGGGTAATTTGGTTTTCCAAACTACCGATCCTAATATCTCCTGGAACGGAAAAATTAAAAATTCCGGCGGAACTTGTGTGGATGGGGTATACTTCTACGTATGCAAAGCCGATGAAATACGATTGGCAGGAATAGTAACCCGGGAATTAAAAGGATTTATTCATTTGTTTAGAAACGCAAAAAGTGGTTCTGTAGATTAA
- a CDS encoding riboflavin synthase, protein MFTGIIECMAKVEGLAQDKDNITFTFSSPISQELKIDQSVCHNGVCLTVIHLEGGKHSVTAIHETLSKTNLGQLKIGDMVNIERCMPAHGRFDGHIVQGHVDTTGICEKIEDQNGSWIFTFSHPTEHGFITVEKGSICVNGTSLTVINSLPGQFSVAIIPYTYEHTVFKLLQTGSKVNLEFDILGKYVMKMLNSR, encoded by the coding sequence ATGTTCACCGGAATAATTGAATGCATGGCCAAAGTGGAAGGTTTGGCCCAGGACAAGGACAATATAACTTTCACTTTTTCATCCCCTATCAGTCAAGAACTAAAAATTGACCAAAGTGTTTGTCACAACGGGGTTTGCTTAACAGTAATACATCTTGAAGGTGGAAAACACTCCGTTACGGCTATCCACGAAACCTTAAGTAAAACCAACCTAGGTCAATTAAAAATTGGCGATATGGTCAATATTGAACGTTGCATGCCGGCTCATGGACGTTTTGATGGACATATTGTTCAAGGACATGTAGATACCACCGGAATTTGCGAAAAAATCGAAGATCAAAATGGAAGTTGGATATTCACCTTCTCCCACCCAACCGAACATGGATTTATAACTGTTGAAAAAGGTAGCATTTGTGTAAACGGAACAAGCTTAACCGTAATTAATTCTCTACCGGGTCAATTTAGTGTGGCCATCATTCCTTACACCTATGAACATACTGTTTTTAAGCTTTTACAGACCGGAAGTAAGGTAAATTTAGAATTCGACATATTAGGAAAGTATGTTATGAAGATGTTGAATTCTAGGTAA
- a CDS encoding LruC domain-containing protein codes for MKRLGFLLLFSACFGQVNANVNLTCESGNRGVEIGNCWAFGANTYTNTSANVISGSWSCKSNQLTSSSVTASWVKSPWIKFSSGNITFKAKFDNATGTSRGVKVFYIPYNSSASGGEGTAVQFYDYTFPTPFPTSTVKNFTIAVPSAIANSSSSYKIRISFIGTGGNSRIITDDYVFPGTYWSDPSRDCEPKNLHNDNDNDGTCDDDDDDDDDENVSSISYYPSQNGFGTLAFEDQWPQKGEYDLNDVVVNYKIATSTNSNNKVVEINATFILRATGAGFHNGFGFQLDGIASNKITSVSGTSVSNGSIYSFNANGTEESQTYANIIVFDDFYKNMAWPGGGIGINTDPSAPFVPHDTIQVKIVFINNGVVPSGGTVSISQLSSDKFNFYIVSDQERGREVHLADKAPSDKANMALFGTEDDRSSPANGKFYRTENNLPWAINVLQGFDYPKEKNPVNEAYLHFIDWARSSGTLYPNWFSNTAGYRNTSKIY; via the coding sequence ATGAAAAGATTAGGATTTCTTTTGCTTTTTAGTGCGTGTTTTGGGCAGGTTAATGCCAATGTGAATTTAACATGTGAATCAGGTAACCGTGGCGTTGAAATAGGAAATTGCTGGGCATTTGGCGCAAATACTTATACCAATACCAGCGCCAATGTAATCAGTGGAAGTTGGTCATGTAAAAGCAATCAATTGACCAGTTCTTCCGTGACCGCCAGTTGGGTAAAATCGCCTTGGATTAAATTTTCTTCTGGCAATATTACGTTCAAGGCTAAGTTTGATAACGCTACAGGTACTTCCCGAGGCGTTAAAGTGTTTTATATTCCTTACAACTCAAGTGCAAGTGGTGGCGAAGGTACAGCCGTACAATTTTACGATTATACTTTCCCAACACCATTTCCAACTTCAACAGTTAAGAATTTTACCATCGCCGTTCCAAGTGCAATTGCAAATTCATCTTCTTCTTATAAAATTAGGATTAGCTTTATCGGTACTGGAGGTAATTCCAGAATTATTACCGACGATTATGTATTTCCTGGAACGTATTGGTCTGACCCATCTCGTGATTGTGAGCCAAAGAATCTCCACAATGATAATGATAATGATGGTACTTGTGACGATGACGACGATGATGATGACGACGAAAATGTATCTTCTATTTCTTATTACCCTTCACAAAATGGATTTGGTACCCTGGCTTTTGAAGATCAATGGCCTCAAAAAGGGGAATATGACCTCAATGATGTAGTGGTGAATTATAAAATTGCCACATCTACCAACTCAAATAATAAGGTTGTAGAAATAAATGCAACTTTTATTTTAAGGGCTACCGGAGCTGGTTTCCACAATGGATTTGGATTTCAATTGGATGGTATTGCTTCCAATAAAATTACCAGTGTTTCAGGAACTTCGGTTTCGAATGGTTCAATTTATTCGTTTAATGCCAACGGTACAGAAGAGAGTCAAACTTATGCCAATATAATTGTATTTGATGATTTTTATAAAAACATGGCCTGGCCCGGCGGCGGAATTGGTATAAATACAGATCCTTCGGCTCCATTTGTACCACATGATACCATTCAGGTGAAAATTGTATTTATTAATAACGGAGTGGTGCCTTCGGGCGGAACAGTCTCTATTTCGCAACTGAGTTCCGATAAGTTTAATTTTTACATCGTATCGGATCAGGAAAGGGGAAGGGAAGTGCATTTGGCAGATAAAGCACCTTCCGATAAGGCTAACATGGCATTATTTGGTACTGAAGATGATAGGAGTTCGCCGGCTAATGGTAAATTTTACCGGACCGAAAATAACTTGCCCTGGGCTATTAATGTATTGCAGGGGTTTGATTACCCAAAAGAAAAGAATCCGGTAAATGAAGCATACCTGCATTTTATCGATTGGGCGCGTAGTTCCGGAACCCTCTATCCGAATTGGTTTTCCAATACCGCCGGATATAGGAATACTTCCAAAATTTATTAG
- a CDS encoding cysteine synthase family protein has translation MNQETTEIQKTDILSRIRLLGRKIGGTPLLKLRESSSNPEVEIWAKAEWNQLSGSVKARAAYYIVREAIESGKLNSGNTLLDASSGNTAIAYAYLAHELGIPLTICLPENASSRRKEILKSLGTTLIYTSRFGGTDEAQEVAQELADSQPERYFYANQYKNLNNVKAHYEGTAVEIIQALPQLTHFVAGLGTTGTFTGTASRLLEYNSNISVVALQPDLALHGLEGWKHLETAKIPEIFNSSLAQNTLAISTEKAYAQINETFQKENLLLSPSAAANLAGARELAQQLDRGKIVTIFPDSSDRYPELIEQHKNL, from the coding sequence ATGAATCAAGAAACAACAGAAATACAAAAGACCGACATCCTGAGCCGAATAAGGCTTTTAGGTAGAAAAATAGGTGGAACACCCTTACTAAAGCTAAGGGAAAGTTCGTCCAACCCGGAGGTAGAAATTTGGGCAAAGGCAGAATGGAATCAACTTTCGGGCAGCGTAAAAGCCAGGGCGGCTTATTATATTGTGAGAGAAGCCATTGAAAGTGGAAAACTTAATTCAGGCAATACTTTGTTAGATGCATCCAGCGGAAACACAGCTATTGCCTATGCCTACTTGGCTCACGAACTTGGAATACCTCTTACCATTTGTCTTCCTGAGAATGCCAGTTCGAGGAGAAAAGAGATATTAAAATCGCTGGGCACTACCTTAATTTATACCTCCCGCTTTGGAGGCACCGATGAAGCCCAGGAAGTTGCCCAGGAATTAGCTGATTCGCAGCCCGAACGGTATTTCTATGCCAACCAGTACAAAAACCTGAACAATGTTAAAGCCCATTATGAAGGCACTGCCGTTGAGATAATTCAGGCATTACCGCAATTAACCCATTTTGTTGCAGGATTAGGAACCACGGGAACCTTCACAGGCACTGCCAGTCGATTGTTAGAATACAACTCCAACATTTCAGTTGTGGCCCTTCAACCCGATTTAGCATTGCATGGACTGGAAGGTTGGAAACACCTGGAAACTGCCAAAATTCCAGAGATTTTCAATTCGAGCTTGGCCCAAAATACCTTAGCTATAAGCACCGAAAAAGCCTACGCCCAAATAAACGAAACCTTTCAAAAAGAAAATTTGCTGTTGAGTCCATCAGCGGCAGCCAATTTGGCCGGGGCTAGAGAATTAGCCCAACAATTGGACCGGGGTAAGATAGTTACCATTTTTCCAGACTCCTCAGACCGCTATCCTGAACTAATCGAGCAACATAAAAACCTATGA
- a CDS encoding M67 family metallopeptidase, with amino-acid sequence MIHIPYYVQTQLIKDALRTYPFECCGFVFGQEVNEIRYLHTIQVVENAKEGDQTRRFEISSSDYLKAEKYALDHDLLLLGVYHSHPNHPSIPSEHDRKVAQPYFSYLILSVEKDEFKSLQSWRLNDQFQFEEEPIYQTIQSIKAA; translated from the coding sequence ATGATACATATTCCTTACTACGTACAAACCCAACTAATTAAAGATGCCTTACGCACTTACCCTTTCGAGTGCTGTGGATTTGTTTTTGGGCAGGAAGTAAACGAAATCCGTTATCTGCATACCATACAGGTGGTTGAAAACGCCAAGGAAGGTGATCAAACCAGACGATTTGAAATTAGTTCTTCCGACTATCTGAAAGCAGAAAAATATGCCCTGGATCATGACCTGCTTTTGTTAGGCGTGTATCATTCCCATCCCAATCACCCTTCGATTCCGTCAGAACACGACCGAAAAGTTGCACAACCTTATTTCAGCTACCTCATACTCTCAGTTGAGAAAGATGAATTTAAATCTCTCCAATCATGGAGGTTAAACGACCAATTTCAATTTGAAGAAGAACCCATTTACCAAACCATTCAATCAATTAAAGCAGCATAA
- a CDS encoding MoaD/ThiS family protein has protein sequence MATIVIPTPLRKFTNQQSKIEVSGSTLQEAISDLTLQFPDLKKNLLDENNKLRSFVNVFVQDEDIRNLQGELTPITENNTISIIPAIAGGL, from the coding sequence ATGGCAACAATTGTAATCCCAACACCCTTGAGAAAATTCACCAATCAGCAGTCTAAAATCGAAGTAAGCGGATCAACCTTACAGGAAGCCATAAGCGATTTAACTCTCCAATTTCCTGACTTAAAGAAAAACCTGCTGGATGAGAACAACAAACTTAGAAGCTTTGTAAACGTCTTTGTTCAGGACGAAGATATCCGCAACCTTCAAGGAGAATTAACTCCCATTACTGAAAACAATACCATCAGCATTATTCCGGCTATTGCTGGCGGACTTTAG
- the moeB gene encoding molybdopterin-synthase adenylyltransferase MoeB, with product MSHTNVQFSKEELDRYNRHLIIPEFGLEAQQKLKAAKVLVIGSGGLGSPLLLYLAAAGVGTIGIVDFDTVDQSNLQRQVLFGISEVGKSKVEAAKARLENLNPYIQINTYNTQFSSKNALELISQYDVVADGTDNFPTRYLVNDASVIAGKPNVYASIFQFEGQVSVFNYRDKNGNLGPNYRDLYPSPPPPGLVPNCSDSGVLGVLPGIIGSLQASEVIKVITGVGEPLSGRFFVFDALSFETRILKISKRKDQAEIKELIDYEQFCGVKAVEKKIKEITVEEFISWQTNGEDIQVIDVREPAEYEEVNINAILIPLGTVASRLNEIERNKKVVIHCKLGGRSAKAIRELEEKFGFNNLYNLKGGITAYLQTEKV from the coding sequence ATGAGTCATACTAACGTTCAATTTTCGAAAGAAGAACTCGACCGATACAATCGTCACCTAATCATACCTGAATTTGGATTAGAAGCCCAACAAAAATTAAAAGCCGCCAAAGTTTTGGTGATAGGATCCGGTGGATTAGGAAGTCCACTCCTGCTCTATTTAGCTGCTGCCGGGGTAGGCACGATTGGCATAGTTGATTTCGACACTGTAGATCAAAGCAATTTACAAAGGCAAGTACTATTTGGAATTTCGGAAGTAGGAAAATCCAAAGTTGAAGCAGCCAAGGCCAGATTAGAAAACCTAAACCCATATATACAAATTAACACCTACAACACCCAGTTCAGCTCCAAAAACGCCCTAGAACTAATCAGCCAGTATGATGTTGTTGCCGATGGAACAGACAACTTTCCTACCAGGTACTTGGTAAATGATGCCAGTGTTATAGCCGGAAAACCCAATGTTTATGCTTCCATATTCCAATTTGAGGGACAAGTTTCTGTTTTTAACTACCGAGACAAAAATGGAAACCTTGGCCCTAATTATCGGGACCTCTACCCTAGTCCACCACCTCCGGGCTTAGTACCCAACTGCTCCGACAGCGGAGTATTGGGTGTTTTGCCCGGAATAATTGGAAGTTTACAAGCCAGTGAAGTCATCAAGGTAATTACCGGTGTTGGTGAGCCACTAAGCGGTCGATTTTTTGTATTTGATGCCTTAAGTTTTGAAACCAGGATTTTAAAAATAAGCAAAAGAAAGGACCAGGCGGAAATAAAGGAACTAATTGACTATGAGCAATTTTGCGGAGTAAAAGCCGTCGAAAAGAAAATTAAAGAAATTACGGTGGAAGAATTTATTTCCTGGCAAACCAATGGAGAGGACATACAGGTAATAGATGTTCGTGAACCTGCCGAATATGAAGAGGTAAATATCAACGCCATATTGATTCCATTAGGTACGGTTGCATCCAGATTAAATGAAATTGAACGCAACAAAAAAGTTGTAATTCATTGCAAACTGGGTGGAAGAAGTGCCAAGGCTATTCGGGAATTGGAAGAAAAATTCGGATTTAACAATTTATACAATCTGAAAGGAGGAATTACCGCCTACCTGCAAACCGAAAAGGTATAA
- a CDS encoding peroxiredoxin → MAIRLGDLAPDFTAETTEGTISFHEWLGDQWGVLFSHPADFTPVCTTELGLTSKLKVEFEKRNTKVIALSVDPIQSHLEWIKDINETQNTIVNFPIIADPEKKVANLFDMIHPNASETFTVRSVFIIGPDKKVKLTITYPASTGRNFFEILRVIDSLQLTSLYSVATPANWQEGQEVVIAPAVKDEDIPTKFPKGFRRLKPYLRLTPQPNL, encoded by the coding sequence ATGGCAATCAGACTAGGCGACCTTGCACCCGACTTTACAGCAGAAACCACCGAAGGAACCATTTCATTTCACGAATGGCTTGGCGATCAATGGGGTGTACTATTTTCACATCCGGCCGATTTCACACCGGTATGCACCACCGAACTGGGATTAACTTCCAAACTAAAAGTAGAATTTGAAAAACGAAACACCAAAGTAATTGCTTTGAGTGTTGACCCTATCCAATCGCATTTGGAGTGGATTAAGGACATCAATGAAACCCAGAATACCATTGTCAATTTCCCAATTATTGCTGATCCGGAAAAAAAAGTAGCCAATCTATTTGACATGATTCATCCGAATGCCAGTGAAACCTTTACCGTTCGTTCAGTTTTTATCATTGGACCCGACAAAAAAGTTAAGTTAACTATTACCTATCCGGCATCAACTGGCAGGAACTTTTTTGAAATCCTTAGGGTAATTGATAGCTTACAATTAACCTCGTTGTATTCTGTTGCAACACCGGCCAATTGGCAGGAAGGACAGGAAGTAGTTATTGCACCTGCAGTTAAAGATGAGGACATTCCAACCAAATTCCCCAAAGGCTTCCGCAGATTAAAACCGTATTTACGATTAACACCACAACCCAACCTTTAA
- a CDS encoding DUF4395 domain-containing protein: MNKETSALYLEETSVRLVAAQVIVITGLSLWKGWAILAFALSLDFVLRALAKPSLLAVFSKIIFQQLNLLPVQIFAPPKRFAAGIGAFFSFFIGLFLIPNWYTLAYLTGGVLLFFALLESVFKICAGCYVYDWFVAPYINKK; this comes from the coding sequence ATGAATAAAGAAACATCGGCATTGTACCTGGAAGAAACTAGTGTAAGATTAGTGGCTGCCCAGGTTATAGTAATTACCGGATTAAGTCTATGGAAAGGTTGGGCAATTTTAGCATTTGCACTATCCTTGGATTTTGTTTTAAGAGCATTGGCAAAACCCTCCTTGCTTGCAGTATTTTCTAAAATTATCTTTCAGCAATTGAACCTATTACCAGTACAAATTTTTGCTCCACCCAAACGATTTGCAGCAGGAATAGGGGCCTTTTTTTCATTTTTTATTGGTTTGTTCTTGATCCCGAACTGGTATACTTTGGCTTACCTGACCGGAGGGGTGCTATTGTTCTTTGCCTTACTGGAATCAGTTTTTAAAATTTGCGCCGGTTGTTATGTTTATGATTGGTTTGTAGCACCATACATTAATAAAAAGTAG